Genomic window (Flavobacteriales bacterium):
GAGTGCAGCGTGATGAGCACGAAATACCTCGGCCTCACCTTCGATATCCACGGCGGCGGCATGGACCTGAAGTTCCCGCACCACGAGTGCGAGATCGCGCAAAGCGTTGCAGCCGATGGCGTGGCACCGGTGCGTTACTGGATGCACGGTAACATGCTCACCGTGGAAGGCCGGAAGATGGCCAAGAGCGAGGGCAATGGCTTCACGCCGGAAGAACTTGTGACCGGCGACCACAAACTGTTGGAGCGCGGCTACTCGCCCATGACCGTGCGCTTCTTCATGCTGCAATGCCACTATGCCAGCACGCTGGACTTCAGCAACGCCGCCTTGCAGGCCGGGGAAAAGGGCCTGCAACGATTGATGGCCGCGAACGATATCCTCGCCAAGTTGAAGCCCGGGACAGAAGGCACCTCATTCGAGGTGGACGCGTTGGTGACAGCCTGCAACGCCGCCATGAACGACGACCTGAACACGCCGGTGATGATCGCGCACTTGTTCGATGGCGCACGCGCGATAAACGGTGCGAACGATGGCAACGTGGCTCTTTCACAAGCGGACATCGATCAGCTAAAGAAGCTCTTCAGCGACATGCTCTTCACCGTGCTCGGCTTGCAGCCGGAAGCCGAAGCGAAAGCCGGTGATGGCCTCAGCGATGGGCTGATGAACGTATTGCTCACCATGCGTGCCGACGCGAAGAACCGCAAGGATTTCGCAGCGAGCGACCTGATCCGCGACAAACTCACCGAGCTGGGCGTAACGGTGAAGGACACGAAGGACGGGCCGGTGTGGGAGAAAGTGTGAGCTTTTCACCACAGAGGCACGGAGAAGAGGTGATCGGAGTTTCTGGTACAGGGTATCGAGTACGGGGTACCGAGTACAGGGTACAATGCCAAGCGTGCTGCATTGTACCCAATACCCTGTACCCTATACCCTGTACCTTTTTGCATTCCTCTGTGTCCTCCGTGCCTCCGTGGTGAACTTCTTACCCCGATCTTTACCCCCATGCAATGCCTTTCCTACCGCGTCCTCGGCCTTGGCCTGATCGCGCTCTTTCTCGCCGCCTGCCAACCGGAGACCGCACCTACCAGCACCACGGTCGAGCCGAACCTTCCCGCGCTTCCCCCTGTACCCTTGTTCAATGGCGACAGCGCCTATGCCTTCGTGGCCAAGCAGGTGGCCTTCGGGCCGCGCGTTCCCGGTAGCGCCGCGCACAAAGCCTGCGGCGATTGGATGGTGGAAAAGCTGAAGAGCTACGGTGCCACAGTGATCGAGCAGAACGCCATGGTCACCATCTATAGCGGGCAGCAGGTGCCCATGCGCAACATCATCGCCAGTTGGCAGCCGGAGAAGAAGGACCGCATATTGCTCTTCACGCACTGGGATTCGCGTCCCTTTGCGGATCAGGATTCCGTGCGCCGCAACGAGCCCATCGACGGCGCGAACGATGCGGGCAGCGGCACCGGCGTGCTGTTGGAGATCGCGCGGCAATTGGCGGAACATCCCACCCAGCCCGGGATCGACCTGTTCTTCAACGACGTGGAGGACATGGGCGCGCCGCGCGAGGCCATGGGCGGCGACCAACGCGACTCCGAGGATTCATGGTGCCTCGGCACGCAGTACTGGACCAAGAACCCGCACGTG
Coding sequences:
- a CDS encoding cysteine--tRNA ligase, yielding MANAQDHPLQLTNTLTRKKENFIPLDPPHVGLYVCGPTVYSDVHLGNVRSFLTFDILFRWLGYLGYTVRYVRNITDVGHLVDDIDEGEDKIAKRARMERLEPMEIVQKYTNGFHDVMRLFNILPPSIEPTATGHLIEQIVMIERIIANGYAYVVNGSVYFDVPKYAETHAYGELSGRKIEDQMANTRGTEGQEEKRSPLDFALWKKAEKDHLMHWPSPWGEGFPGWHLECSVMSTKYLGLTFDIHGGGMDLKFPHHECEIAQSVAADGVAPVRYWMHGNMLTVEGRKMAKSEGNGFTPEELVTGDHKLLERGYSPMTVRFFMLQCHYASTLDFSNAALQAGEKGLQRLMAANDILAKLKPGTEGTSFEVDALVTACNAAMNDDLNTPVMIAHLFDGARAINGANDGNVALSQADIDQLKKLFSDMLFTVLGLQPEAEAKAGDGLSDGLMNVLLTMRADAKNRKDFAASDLIRDKLTELGVTVKDTKDGPVWEKV
- a CDS encoding M28 family peptidase, translating into MQCLSYRVLGLGLIALFLAACQPETAPTSTTVEPNLPALPPVPLFNGDSAYAFVAKQVAFGPRVPGSAAHKACGDWMVEKLKSYGATVIEQNAMVTIYSGQQVPMRNIIASWQPEKKDRILLFTHWDSRPFADQDSVRRNEPIDGANDAGSGTGVLLEIARQLAEHPTQPGIDLFFNDVEDMGAPREAMGGDQRDSEDSWCLGTQYWTKNPHVPNYKARYGILLDMVGSKDAVFPKEGYSMRYASGIVNKVWKAAAAAGHGDRFLSETRNFVGVDDHVYVNENMNIPSIDIIAYNPATGGFPATWHTHADNLANIDKESLQAVGATVAQTVWTERK